The genomic region GCCTGCCGTGGCTGCGTCCGGATGCGAAGTCGCAAGTCACCGTGCGTTATGTCGACGGCAAGCCGCACTCCATCGACACCGTGGTGCTTTCGACGCAGCACGCGCCGGACATCGAGTTGCCGCAACTGCGCGAAGCGGTGATCGAAGAGGTCATCAAGCCGACGCTGCCGAAGGAACTCATCAAGGGCGACATCAAGTTCCTCGTGAATCCGACCGGCCGGTTCGTGATCGGCGGCCCGCAAGGCGATTGCGGTCTGACGGGCCGCAAGATCATCGTCGATACCTACGGCGGCGCGGCTCCGCACGGCGGCGGCGCATTTTCGGGCAAGGATCCGTCGAAGGTCGACCGCTCGGCCGCTTACGCGGGCCGTTACGTCGCGAAAAACGTGGTGGCGGCGGGTCTGGCATCGCGCTGCCTGATTCAGGTTTCGTATGCGATCGGCGTGGCGCGCCCGACCTCGGTGATGGTCAACACCTTCGGCACGGGCCGCGTGTCGGATGCGGAAATCACGAAGCTCGTGCTGGAACACTTCGACTTGCGTCCGAAGGGCATCATTCAGATGCTCGACCTGCTGCGCCCAATCTACGAAAAGTCGGCGGCATACGGCCACTTCGGTCGCGAAGAGCCGGAATTTTCGTGGGAAGCGGCGGACAAGGCGCTGTTGCTCGCGGAAGCGGCAGGCACCGAACCGGTGGTGCGCGTGGCGTAACCTGCGGCGATTCGGCAGCAGCGAAACGGCAGGCCTTGCGCCTGCCGTTTTTTTTTCGCCATCCGCGCCGGGCGCGTGCGACAGAAGCGCCGGAAAAAAGCCAAAAAAAAGCCCGCCTAGTTGGCGGGCTGAATCCATATCAGGAGGAGACATGGAGGAGACAGTTCCAATCATACACAGCGGGTTGATGCGACGCAATAGAATTTTTAGTAAAAACCCCTATGGCGTCGAAGTGTGGCATCTGCGCGTCACTTTTTGTCGCAAGCGCGGATGCAACGCGGGTCAGCCGGCCAATGACAGCGCAAGAAACGGCGCGTAACCTCGTGGACGCGGCTCTACAGTCGATGCGTACCCCAAAGCCGCCGAGGTCATCATGAATTGCCCGTCCAGCATCGTCTTCCACGATTCCCTCAACCGTCGCTACGAATCCGACGAAAGCCGCTGGCAGGCTGTCGCCGGCCGCGACGCGGGCGCCGATGGCGCCTTCTTCTTCGCCGTCCGCACGACCGGCGTGTTCTGCCGTCCGTCGTGCGCGTCGCGGGCACCGCGTCGCGAGAACGTGACGTTTTTCGCGACGACCGACGAAGCCGCCGCCGCCGGTTAT from Caballeronia sp. Lep1P3 harbors:
- the metK gene encoding methionine adenosyltransferase, with product MSHDYLFTSESVSEGHPDKVADQISDAILDAILSQDKYSRVAAETLCNTGLVVLAGEITTSANVDYIQIARDTIKRIGYDNTDYGIDYRGCAVLVAYDKQSPDIAQGVNKAHDDNLDQGAGDQGLMFGYACDETPELMPLPIHLSHRLVERQANLRRDGRLPWLRPDAKSQVTVRYVDGKPHSIDTVVLSTQHAPDIELPQLREAVIEEVIKPTLPKELIKGDIKFLVNPTGRFVIGGPQGDCGLTGRKIIVDTYGGAAPHGGGAFSGKDPSKVDRSAAYAGRYVAKNVVAAGLASRCLIQVSYAIGVARPTSVMVNTFGTGRVSDAEITKLVLEHFDLRPKGIIQMLDLLRPIYEKSAAYGHFGREEPEFSWEAADKALLLAEAAGTEPVVRVA